The genome window CGCATCCCGTTTGAGCGTGCGATGTGCAACAGATCATCCTGTCGTTCGCGCCCGTCGTCGCCCGCTTCGGCGAATTGAGCGCCATAGACGATGGCCACGCCGCAACCCAGTTCAGCAGCGGCAATCAGGTTTTCGCGCACTTGCGGCGCGGGCACCGCGATAACGGCAACATCGGGGGCTTCGGGCAGCTCGCTGATATGGGAATAGGCCTTGACCCCCTGCACCACGTCATTCTTCGCGTTGATCGGATAGAGCCGCCCGCCATAGCCACGCGCTAAAGCGTTTCGACATTAACCTGAGACATATCCGGCGGCCTTAAAGTAGTTCCAGCATTCTACTGGGTCGTAGAGATCGCAGATTGCTCCGATTGCTTCGAAGACCTGGGTAAAGGACCTGGCCCCGATCCGTCGCAAATGGGCTTTCAGTTTAGAGAAGGCCTGCTCGATGGGATTCAGGTCGGGCGAGTACGGTGGCAGGTAAAGGAACCAGCAGCCGTGATTGCGTAAAGCCTGCGTCGCCTCCTTATTCCGGTGGGTTGCCAGGTTGTCGAGAATGACGACAGTGCCGGGGTTGATCTCGGGGACCAGCACTTCGCGGATGTAGGCCGCGAAGGCGGGGCCATCTATCGCTCCCTTGATGACCCAAGGTGCGATCAGCGCGCCTTGGGTCAGGCCCGCGATCAAGGTTTGGGTTCCCCAGCTTCCGAAGGGCGCATCCATCGTCAGGCGCTTACCGCGCTTGGCTCTGCCGCGTAGGCGCGTGAGGTTTGTCTTCACTGCGGTTTCGTCAATAAAGACAACGCGCTCAGGAAAGGTCGCAATGGCTGGCGAGCGGTATCTGAACCAGTCGGCCCGTTGCTGCCTTACCTTGGCGCGGCGGCGCTCGGTTGCGACCAGCGACTTTTTTTGTACGTGAAGCCGAGCCGGGACAGAAGGTTGGCGATGGAGGAGTGATGCACCCGCACACCCTCTGCATCGGCCAGCGCATTACGCAACTCAAAGAGCGTGATGTCAGGGTCTTGTGCGATCAACTCCTCAAAGAATTCCCGATGCGGAGCCAGCTTTCCCTTGCCGCGCGGCGGTCCCTGCCGGGCAGGTTCCGCATGACCCTTCATCCTCACCTGACGCGCCCACCGCGCGCCTGTGGCAGGCGACAGCTTCAACCGCAACGCCGCCGCGCGCCCGCTCAACCCTTCTTCAATGTATCTCTGAAACCGTATCCGAAGCGCAGATGGCAAAGGTGCTGACATGATCCATCCTCCCAAACAGGATGAATCACAGATCAGGTCTCAAGGGAATCCCTCGCGATTCAGGTTCAAGCCGAAACGCTTTAGGCTGAATTTCAACGCGCGCCCGCCGAATTTCATCGGATTGGTGGACGCCCCGATGATTGCCGCACTTTCCGGGGCGAAGCAGTGCGAAAGCCGCCGGGCTTCTTCTGGGTTCAGGGGGGTCATGCGGGCGGTCTTCCTTTAGGTTGTCGTTGTCGCACAATGCGCTGGAACATACGCTGCGCAGCATCCGGGATGATCCGGTTTTTTGGCGTTGCCTCTGGTCATGTGGGCCCCTTGTTCATTCATCGCTTTGGTTTTCTGGGCGCATCGCGACGGTCAAGCCCGAACCAGAAAGATGCCCTCAATCTCGACCGGTTGGCGATCCACCAGGGTTTCCACCCCAATGGACGAGCGCGCGTGTTGGCCAATGTCTGGTCCGAATGCCTCATAAAACAGATCACTGGCACCATTGAGGACCGCGTTCGGGCGTTCAAAATCCGGATGCGCATTGATCATGCCCAGGATCTTCACCACCTTCTCAACCCGGTCGAGGTCGCCCAGGTGATGCTTGAGTGTCGCGATCATCTTGATCGCCAGGGCGCGGGCGGTCGCCTGAGCCTCAGCCTCGGTGATGTCCAGATCAACCTTGCCACGCCGTTTGACGGTATCATTTTCCAGAAGTGCCGCACCATGCCCTGATACGTAAAGCATCTGCCCAACCTGAACGACCGCAGTGCGATTCGGGCTTGGCAGTTCCAGTGGCGCTGGCAAGGTGATGCCCAGCTTGTCCAAACGATCCTCAACGCGTCCCATTCCTGGCCTTCTTCGTTGTTGGAAACCGGGTTTTCCCAAAAAGTTCTTGCGATTCTGCCCATTTTCGTCCCACTAGTAAAGCGAAGAGTTCCAGACTCGGAGGCTTTTGATCGAACACAGGAGTACGGCGCGCCATGGCATCACTTGAGGACAAGATTCGCGGCATCGGCAATCCGGTTGATATGCTGCGAAATGCAAATGCAGGACCATACCAGTTCCCGATCAAGGCGGAATTCACCAACTGGCGGGACGAGCAGGCGGCCTGGCGACACGGCGCGGTGCTTTTCGATCAGTCTTTTCATATGACCGACCACTATATCGAAGGCCCGGATGTCAAACGCCTGATCGAAGACCTTGCGATCAACACCATGTCCAATTTCCGCCGCGACATCGCCAAGCAGGTCGTGTTCTGCAACCACGATGGGCAAGTGATCGGCGATGCAATCATGTTCATTCTGGAAGACGACAAGGTCAATATCGTCAACAAGCCGATCAACCGTGACTGGGTGCAATACCATATCGAAACCGGCGACTATGACGTCGAGGCGACGACGGACACCCGCGCGCTGGACAACAGCGGCCGGCGCCTTGGCTATCGGTTCGAAGTTCAGGGCCCCAACGCCAATGCGATCCTTGAAAAGCTGAACGGGGGACCGCTGGAGGGTTTCAGGTTCTTCGGCATGGGCAAGATCACCATCGACGGCATTCAGGTGCGCGCCCTGCGCCATGGCATGGCGGGCGCGGTCGGACTGGAACTGTTCGGGCCGTTTGATGATTACGACCGCATCCGCGATGCCATTATGGAGGCGGGTCAGGACATGGGGCTGCTTGCAGCCGGGTCCAAAACCTATTCCACCGTGGCCCATGAAAGCGGCTGGTTCCCGTCACCATTGCCGGCGATCTATTCAGGCTAAAAGATGCAAGGCTTTCGCGAATGGCTGGGCGCTGACAGCTTCATGGCGGGGCTTTCGCTGGGCGGATCCCTGGTCAGCGACAATGTCGAAGATTACTACCTGACGCCCTATGATCTGGGCTATGGTCATATCGTGAAGTTCGATCATGACTTCATCGGCCGCGACGCATTGGAAGCGATGCGGGGCAAGCCCCACAAGCACAAGCGCACCCTGCGGTGGTCCAAAGACGACGTGGTCAAGGTCTTTGCATCGCAGCTTGGCGACGGCGAGCGGATGAAATTCATGGATATGCCGGCTTCGCATTACGCCACCTGCCCCTATGATCTGGTAACCAAAGGCGGCAAGCCGGTCGGCCTGTCGCACTACCCGGTCTATACGTCGAACGTGCGCAACTGGATCTCACTGGCGCTGCTGGACGAGGATATGGCCGAGCCGGGGACCGAAGTATCGCTGACCTGGGGCGAACCGGATGGCGGCAGCAACAAACCAACGGTCGAGCGTCATGTACAGACCGAGATTGCCTGTACGGTGGAACCATGCCCAATCTCGGTGACTGCGCGCGAAACCTACAAAAGATGAACAGCGGCTATGACCTGGATGCGACCGTTCCGGCAGTCGTGGCCCTTCAGCGTCACTTTACCGCGCGCTCGGACGAGGCGGCGGAATTGCCCGGCGCGCGGCTGGATCTTGCCTATGGGGATGAACCGCGCCAGCGGTTGGATATCTTCCCGGCGGGACCAATGGACCCGGTTCTGGTGTTCATCCACGGCGGTTACTGGAAGACCGGGTCAAAGGATGGGCGGCGATTTCCAGCGCTTGAATGGGCCGGTCGGGGCGTGTCGTGGGTCTGTCTGAATTACCGGCTGTTGCCCCAAGCCACATTGGCGGATGCGGTGGACGACGTGCGCAGCGCGCTGCTTTGGCTTGTGAAACACGGGGCGGCCCATAGTATTGATCCCGGTCAGCTTCATGTCACGGGCAATTCCGCCGGGGCGCATCTGGCCGCAATGGGCGCCGCCGCAGATTGGGAGGCGCGGCCATTGATCGCGTCGCTGACACTGATATCCGGCCTGTTCGATCTGGCACCGCTTCGCGAGAAAACCGCGCAGGACTGGCTGGCGCTGAGCGCGGCCCAGGCCCGGACGTTAAGCCCGATCCATCATCTGCCCCCACCCGATATCCCCATCCTGATCGGCTGGGGCGGTGACGAGACACCTGAGTTTGACACGCAATCACGCGCCTTCGCCAAAGCCTGTCAGGCCAATGGAAACCCCGTTGACCTGTTCGACAGCCCCGGAAAAAATCACTTTGAAATCATCGGGGACTATGGCCACCCCGGCACGCCGCTTTTTTCGCGCCTTGAGGCCCTTCTGGCCTAGGCGATAATCGTGCGCTCTGATGATGCGCTAGGGTCAGGACCCATTAACCCGGCATCGCTGGCGTCAAATCCGCGAAATATCAGTGGTTTGGGACGCGCAGGGAAGTGTGGTTCACTTTTCAAGCGGCCTGAACCGCTGAGATGAAGCGGATTTGACGTCCTTCGGATTTGACGGATTTCCAGCCTGACATCGTCTTAGGCCATTGAAATAGAACCACTATTCCTTCAGGCCTAACCCTTGTCAGACAGAAAATCTGTCAAACCAGCGGTGTCGGATTAATGGGTCCTGACCCTAGATGTAGTGCGGCACGTCTTTCATGGTCGGTCCGACCGAATAGCGCGGCCTGGGGCGTGCATCGGCCCATGGATCGCGCGCCAAGTCTTCCAGAACCACCTTATGCGACAACACGCGCCCGGATTTTGGGTCAGCCAGTTAGGCAGCAAGCGACGCAGCAGCGCCCGTGCGCAGCAACAGGTAGCCACGCGGAAGCGTATCGCCCGTACCACCCGCCGCGCGAATGTCATCCGCCGGCAGGCCAATGTCAGACAGCGGGGTGCCATTCAGCGTGACATCGCCCACATGGCCATCAAGATTGTTGAGGCGCCACGCCCCCCGCGATGCAATGACGGTGCCCGACCCCAGAACCACCGCAGGCAGGATCAGCGCGCCGCCGCCGATCGCCATGAGGCCATAGGCCGCCTTGCCGGTTTCGTCTGCCACGCCCTGTTGCCAGGCATCGTGGGTCAGGCGGCTGACGGGAACGGGTGATTGGTCGACGAACATGCGATCGACAATGACGTCAGGCGATGTGACTTGCCCTTCCGGCCCTGTGACATGTGGTTTCAGCAAGAACAACGACATCTCAAAACCTCCTTCGGGCGTGATTTGAAATCGGGGTCAAACCGGGGCCCATGTTATCATTCGGATCTCACCCAGTTCACGATCCATTTTCTGCCAGCTTTGACCGCTGTCGGTGCTTTTGAAGATCTGTCCGAAGATGGTGGCAACAAACAGCAAACTGGTATCCGCCTGATTGGTGCCAATGGACCAGAATGTGGAATTCGCGGGATGCGACTGGGCGCAAGTGCCCCAGCTCTCTCCAAAATCGTGGCTGACCAGTAATTGCCCGGCCTCACCAGATGGTTTGTCACCGACGCTGGCAATCACTGTATCGCTGTTTTCGGCAGGTTGTTTCAGGCTGCGAAAATAATCCCATTTGGCCTGCGGGATCTGAAGTTGTTCCCATGTGGCCCCGTTGTCGGTTGACTTGTGGACCCCGTCTTCGGTCGAACATAGGATCGTCCGCCTGCCATCATCATAGTCGCGAAACACCAGGTCATGGGTGTCATTATCGTGCAATCCGCGGATGATATGTTCCCAGGTGCGGCCACGATCCGTTGACCGGAACACGCCGTCGATTTCGACCGTGATCCAAATCGTGTCTGCGTTCCTGGGATCAAAATGGGTCGAGGTGACGCGGCTTGTATTGATGAACCAGCACTCGGTCGAGGCATCAAGATTGGAGCGTCGCCAGGTTGCCCCATTGTCCTCCGACAGAAAAACCTCACCCGGGCGGGTGCCACAGACGATGAAATCAGGGTCTGTCGGCGACTGGGTGATCTTCAAAATATGCAGGGAGTCCATGGGCGAAGGGATGTGGTCGAACCGCTTCGTCGCCTCACTGTAACGGTAAAGCCCCTGATCGGTGCCTGCCAGAACCTCGCCCGGGCGGTCGGGGTGGGTGTGAACGGCCCAACAACGTGCTTCGTTATAAAACCCGCCTGTTGGTGTCAGAAGGCGGTTCCAACTGATGCCTTCGTCGTCACTGATCCAGACGCTCTGCATCGTTGCGGCATAGGCTTTGTATTTCACGTCGACTCCTTACAAATCACAATGCGACAGAGGCCGGTCGCCCCACTGCCCACTATGATCCCACTAGTCGATAAGTCAACATGGTTTCAACGATGCGGGGCAGTCAGTCTTGCGCCGAGGGCTTTCGGAAGACCGAAAAACTCTCATTCACGAACCACAGTCCGCCGTGCTGCTTCAGCACCTCGCGTGTGACATCCAGGCATCCACGCCCGTCACGCATGGCCTGTTCGGCCAGATCCTCGTTCATCTGGGTGAAGAAGACGGCATTGCTCCAGGCGCTTTGAAGCGACAGTGGCCCGCTGTCGGTTTTTGTGATGACGGGCAGGGTGTGCATGTCAAAGCGGAACAATGATCGGGCGTCCGTCATTCCCTGAAACGTAAAGTCTTTGAGGTCTTGTCCCAACGTCTTTTTCAACGCCGATATGATATCGTGGCGCGAGATATTCTCGATCTTCTCACGCGGCCAGACCTTTTTCGCAATCTCATGCGCCGGGTCCGACCCAAAGGATTGCACAACCTTGACCTGACCGCCGCTGGCAAGATGGCGCACCACCGGACGCAGGATATAATCAATCCGAAACTTCATCGTGTGCGAATGCAAAAATGGATGGTTCAGGAAACAATAATCGAATTCCAGTTCGGACCGCCCCTCGCGGGGAATAAGTTGATCCAATGCCGCACGCTGATCTTCACGAAAAATCGTGACAACGCTGGGCCGCGCATAGACCGGAAAATCATCATCGCCCTGCTGAACGGTCCATTCATTTGCAAGAAC of Paracoccaceae bacterium contains these proteins:
- a CDS encoding RidA family protein, with product MGRVEDRLDKLGITLPAPLELPSPNRTAVVQVGQMLYVSGHGAALLENDTVKRRGKVDLDITEAEAQATARALAIKMIATLKHHLGDLDRVEKVVKILGMINAHPDFERPNAVLNGASDLFYEAFGPDIGQHARSSIGVETLVDRQPVEIEGIFLVRA
- a CDS encoding alpha/beta hydrolase fold domain-containing protein → MPNLGDCARNLQKMNSGYDLDATVPAVVALQRHFTARSDEAAELPGARLDLAYGDEPRQRLDIFPAGPMDPVLVFIHGGYWKTGSKDGRRFPALEWAGRGVSWVCLNYRLLPQATLADAVDDVRSALLWLVKHGAAHSIDPGQLHVTGNSAGAHLAAMGAAADWEARPLIASLTLISGLFDLAPLREKTAQDWLALSAAQARTLSPIHHLPPPDIPILIGWGGDETPEFDTQSRAFAKACQANGNPVDLFDSPGKNHFEIIGDYGHPGTPLFSRLEALLA